The genome window ATGAGTTTTCTATCTTCAAATTTAAAATCATCTCCAAAAATTTGACTAAAAATTTCTAAAGTTTGCTCAGCAATTCTACCTTTTGGCAATGCTACGCTTAGCATAAAATCTCCTTATTTTCATTTATAGCTCTTTGCATACCACGAAAGATTAGCATTCTATCATATAGTGATTGAGAAAAAAATCTAGATAAAAACTCTCCATCTCCACCGGTAAAATATATGGATTTTCCACTTGCAAAATCATTAATTAGATTTACTATTGGTTTTATTACTCCATAGCTAATTGCATCTTGTGTGCGTTGCGGCAAACACTCAAGATCTACTTGAGAGTTTAATGGTATATCCAGTCTTGGTGATATATTTTTAAGACTAGATAGAGTTGTGGTAATTCCAGGCATAATAAATCCACCTATATGGCATCCATTGGCCATCAAATCAAGCGTAATAGCACTGCCTGCATCAACAATTAGGCCATTATTAATAGCATAACATGCAGCAGCTCTATCTACACCTAATCCAATATAAGTGCTATTTAACTTTATATATGGTTCAATATCTATAAATAATGGATTAGAAAGCTTTTGAGCAACTTTTTCATTCACATTGATATAGTATATTTTCTCTTTTGGCTCATATGTATTAAATTCATCAATACTTAAATTCCAAATCTTTCTACCATCAAAAAAAGTAGCATTAGTATTGCCAATATCACATAAAATCATAAAATTTCCAATCTAAATTTGATTTTATAACTTTTGAACAGATAGCAGAGTTATAAAATAGACCAAATTTCACTATATTTATATCAAATTTACTCTTAACAAGCTGACTTATCTTTTTTAACTCTTCAAGCTCTTTATTGACAAATCTGCTTTTGGACTCTCTAAAAAATAGTAGATTATAAAATCCACTACTATCAACGCCTAAATATAACTGATAATTGCGTTTTTTACTAAACTCTTTAATATCAAGCGTTTTAAGATTTTTAAGTAAAATTTTATGCTGGTTAAAAATATTGCAAACTCTATTATCCATTATTTTAATTCTAATATCTCATCATCATAATAAAAGGCATTTGCACCTGTAAAACTCTTTTTGCTAATTTTAGAATTAAGCTCTATAATCTCAAGATTTTCTAAGTTTAAATCAGTAATAAACATATAGCCAGTTTTTTCAAATATATATAGTTTATCATCTTTTGGAATAACTCCTGAAAATATGGCAAATTTGAAATTCTTGCTAGAAATTTTATTAAGATCAAGATCTAAAATCTCAACCATACCATCTTTTAGGAATATATAAATTTTGTCAGCATAAATTAAAACATCTTTAATCTGGCCATCATAGTGTTTAACACCTTCTGGTGCGATTGCCATTAGTTTTGTAGCGCTTGCTGCAAACATTTTATCACCAAGCAGATCTAAAAATATAATATTGTTAAAAAATGGCTCACTGCTTACTATAGCATCTCTTAATATACGACCACTAGCTGTATCTACTATCATGATTTTGCCATCTAGCGTTGGATAGACTGTAATTGAGTTTAAAAATATTGGGTTTGCCATCTTAGCATCAATTGCATATGATGGTCCAATATTATATTCTAAAAGTAGTTGATCGCTTATCATATCTATAAGATAAATAGTGTTATCTACGCTAAGTGCTGCAAGATAATTATCATTTATAGAGGCTGATACTATTCTAGTTTTAAATTTGGTAGTATAATACTCATCTTTATCTAATAAAACCTTAAATGAACCATCTATACTAGCTACTAATAGCTTATCTTGATATTTACCTAAAAAATTATCATCTTTATTTAAATTTAACTCTATAACTTCACCACTTTTAAGCAATACGCTTCCATTATCTAAAACGGCTCCATATTTGCTAGTTTGATGCAGTGAAGAGTCTAAGTAGTTTTTAAAACTCATATTTTTAGATATAAACTCAGGCTCATAATACTCTCTTTTAGTGTAGCAACCAGCAAAAATAAAAATAGCCAAAGATAGTGTAACGCATATTTTAAGATTCATACTATTTTCCTTGGTAGTGTTCTAAATTCTTAGCTATTGGTTGTAGTGGAGAGTTTAGTGGAATTTTTGCAAATTCACTTTTTGCTGCATCTATTTTATCATCTTTTAGTAACTCATATCCATCTATTAAAGCGTTATAGTTTGATAAAATTTTAGATGATTTATGGCCTTTTAGATTTTGTAAAACCTCTTTTAAAAGCGGGTCAATATCTAAAGCTATTGCTTCATCTATAAGTGCGGTTGAATTTAAATCTGCTGTTTTAATCACAAAAAGAGCATATAAAGATGGATTTTTAGCTATTAAAATCTCTTTTGCACTACTATCATTTGGGTCATTTATCAAGCTAATGTATGCTTTGTTGGTTTCTGATTTTGTTGATTCTTCTATATAATTTGAGATACCATATCCGATAATTGCAATAATTATTATGATTGTTATAGCAATAAAAATTTTCTTATTACGCCTAAAAAATCTCTCACCCTTTATAGCATTTTCTAAAAATTGCTCTTGAGAGCTAATCTCGCTTTTGATATAATCAATATTTTCTTTAACTGCCAAAGTAACTTCCTTAAAAATAAAAATGCGCTAATTCTAGCATAAACTTTCTTAAAATATAACAAATAAAGTGTAATTATTAAAAAGTTGCCAATATTGATAATTTATATCTAAGAAAACTTATGATATAATCGGCGCCAAAATTTAAATTTGGAGTGCAACTGTGCAGATTGATGATAAGATGCTTGAAAAACTAGAAAAATTAAGCGCACTAAAAATTCCTGATGAAAAACGTGAAGAGTTTAAAGATCAGCTTAGTAAAATTGTTGATTTTGTAGATGTTTTAAATGAGCTAAATTTAGATGGTATAGAGGCTGCTGTGAGCACTGCAAATGGTGGAACTCCACTTCGTGATGATGAACCACGCAAAAGTGATGTAATAGATATAATCTTACAAAATGCCCCACAAAAACAGGGCAAAAGTTTTGAAGTTCCAAAAATTATTGAGTAGAAAATGAGTATAAGATCTTTGCTTGATTTGGTAATTGATAAGAAGGCTAGCGATCTTCATTTAGTAGCTAGAAGTATGCCTAAAATTAGAATTGATGGGGAGCTAGTATCTACTGGGAATATTATTCTAACGCCAAATGATATAGAGGAGATCTGCTTACCTTTGCTTGATGATGAGCAAAAATCAGAGTTAAAATCGTCTAAAGAGCTTGATTTTTCCATTGATCTTGGTAAAAGCGGTAGATTTCGTGCAAATTACTATTATACAATGAACGGTGAGCTCTCAGCGGCTTTTCGTATGATACCGTTTCAAACGCCTACGCTAGATGATATTTATGCACCACAGATTCTTTTTGATCTTGCTAAAAAACAAAAAGGTTTAATTTTAGTTACTGGAGCTACTGGAAGTGGTAAAAGCACAACTTTAGCAGCTATTTTAAATGAGATAAATCAAAATCAAAATAAGCATATTATCACAATTGAAGATCCAGTTGAGTTTATTCATACGAGTAAAAATTCGCTATTTTCTCACAGAAATGTAGGTAGTGATACTAAGTCATTTACAAGAGCTTTAAAATATGCTTTAAGAGAAGATCCAGATGTTATCTTAGTTGGCGAGATGAGAGATAAAGAGACTATGGCAATGACAATTGAAGCAGCTCAAACTGGACATTTAGTTTTTGCTACTTTGCATACAAGCTCGGCTGTAGGTTCTATTAATAGAATTATTGATAGTTTTAGTGGTAGTGATCAAGCTTATATTAGAAGCTCTTTGGCATCATCGCTTATTGCTATTATATCTCAAAATTTGCTACCTAAAATTAATGGTGGAAGAATTGCGCTTTTTGAGATTATGCTAAATAATATAGCTATTTCAAATTTAATTAGAGAGGGAAAAACACATCAAATACTCTCTCAAATGCAAATTGGTAGCGCTCAAACAGGCATGAGAATAATGGCAAATGAGATTCAAAAAGCACTAAATGAAAATTTAATAAGCAAGGAAGTTGCAATGCAGTTTAACGCTACAAATTTAAATATTATGGAGCATAATTAATGGATTTTATTACTTGGTTTGATATTATTGTTATTGCTGTTGTGGTGATTTTAGGTATTAAGGGCGTTATAAATGGCCTTATTAAAGAAGTATTTGGACTTATTGGAATCATTGGCGGTGTGATTATAGCTAGTAGAAATGCAAATTTAGTCGGTGAGCAAATTAGCCTTTATTTATATGAACTTAGTGATTCAGCTGAGTTTTTCTTTGGTTTTTTACTTGCGTTACTTCTATTTTGGTTTGTATGTTTATTATTAGGAAATTTACTCTCAAAAATGCTAAAAATGAGTGGTCTTGGATTTGTAGATAGATTGCTAGGATTTTTTGTTGGTGCTGCAAAAATATTTTTAGTTCTTGCTATTTTGGCTGCGATTGTATCAAAAATTTCAATACTTAATCAAAAAATATCTCCATATTTTGAAGGTAGCAAGGTATATCCAATATTATTATCTGCTGGGCAGTTTATTATGGCTATGGATATTAGCAATGTAAAAGATAGTGTAGAAAATACTAAAATAGTTGTACCTGAAATTTTAGATAACAATGATAGCATGGAGCAAAATTCAACTAAGGTGGAGCAATGATAGAAAATATTGAATATGATGCTTTACTAGAGCGTTTTAAGAGAGTTTTACGAGATAATGGGTTAAAATATACCAAACAGCGTGAAGTACTTTTACAAACACTATATAATAATAGCGAGCATTTTACCCCAGAGCAGTTATATTTGTATATCAAAGAACGCTATCCGGGATTAAATGTTGGCATTGCTACTGTATATAGAAGTCTAAATTTGCTTGAAGAATCTGGTATGGTAACTTCTATTAGTTTTGGTGCGCAAGGAAAGAAATTTGAACTAGCTAATAAACCACATCACGACCATATGATTTGTAGGCAGTGTGGTTTGATAGTTGAATTTGAAGATCAGATAATAGAAAAGCGTCAATTAGCAATTGCTAAAGAGCATGGTTTTAAGCTTACTGGCCATATTATGCAACTATATGGTGTTTGTAGTGAATGCAATAAACAAAAGATAAAAGGAATTTAATTGATTTTTGATAATGAATTAGAATTAACTCGTCTAGCTAAGGCTGATGAGCTACGACAAATGGGGGTTAGCCCTTATCCACATTTCTTAAAAAGAGAGATGAATATTTCTGAGTTTAAGAGCAAATTTGGATATATAAAAGAACTTCCTGAAGGTGAGAGAAAAGCCCAAGAAGAGGTAGTTATATCTGGTAGAATTAAGCTAAAAAGAGTCGCTGGAAAATCTACATTTGCTAATATTGAAGATGAGAACGATAATGTTCAAATTTACTACTCACTAGCTAGTATTGGTGAAGAGTGCTATATGAAATTTAAGAAAAATCTTGAAGTTGGTGATATAGTGCTGGTAAAAGGTTATGCATTTATTACGCAGACTGGTGAATTTAGCTTGCATGCAAGTGAGGTTGTATTAGCTGCTAAGGCCATATCTCCATTACCTGAGAAATTTCATGGGTTAACTGATATAGAGACAAGATATCGCCAAAGATACCTAGATATGATTATGGATAGAGATGTAAGGGGTGATTTTCTTAAGCGTTCAATTATTATTAGCACCATCAGAAGATTTTTTGAAGAGCGTGGATTTTTAGAGGTAGAGACTCCTATGATGCACCCAATAGCTGGTGGAGCAAATGCTAAACCATTTGTTACTCATCATAATGCATTAGGCGTAGATAGATATCTCAAAATTGCTCCTGAATTATATCTAAAAAGACTTATTGTAGGTGGTATGGAAGCGGTATTTGAGATGAATCGTTGCTTTAGAAATGAAGGAATGGATTTAACTCACAATCCTGAATTTACTAGTATTGAGTTTTATTGGGCTTGGCATGATTATTTTGAAGTTATGGATTTAACTGAGGA of Campylobacter vicugnae contains these proteins:
- a CDS encoding type III pantothenate kinase; translated protein: MILCDIGNTNATFFDGRKIWNLSIDEFNTYEPKEKIYYINVNEKVAQKLSNPLFIDIEPYIKLNSTYIGLGVDRAAACYAINNGLIVDAGSAITLDLMANGCHIGGFIMPGITTTLSSLKNISPRLDIPLNSQVDLECLPQRTQDAISYGVIKPIVNLINDFASGKSIYFTGGDGEFLSRFFSQSLYDRMLIFRGMQRAINENKEILC
- a CDS encoding L-seryl-tRNA selenium transferase yields the protein MNLKICVTLSLAIFIFAGCYTKREYYEPEFISKNMSFKNYLDSSLHQTSKYGAVLDNGSVLLKSGEVIELNLNKDDNFLGKYQDKLLVASIDGSFKVLLDKDEYYTTKFKTRIVSASINDNYLAALSVDNTIYLIDMISDQLLLEYNIGPSYAIDAKMANPIFLNSITVYPTLDGKIMIVDTASGRILRDAIVSSEPFFNNIIFLDLLGDKMFAASATKLMAIAPEGVKHYDGQIKDVLIYADKIYIFLKDGMVEILDLDLNKISSKNFKFAIFSGVIPKDDKLYIFEKTGYMFITDLNLENLEIIELNSKISKKSFTGANAFYYDDEILELK
- the gatC gene encoding Asp-tRNA(Asn)/Glu-tRNA(Gln) amidotransferase subunit GatC encodes the protein MQIDDKMLEKLEKLSALKIPDEKREEFKDQLSKIVDFVDVLNELNLDGIEAAVSTANGGTPLRDDEPRKSDVIDIILQNAPQKQGKSFEVPKIIE
- a CDS encoding type IV pilus twitching motility protein PilT, whose product is MSIRSLLDLVIDKKASDLHLVARSMPKIRIDGELVSTGNIILTPNDIEEICLPLLDDEQKSELKSSKELDFSIDLGKSGRFRANYYYTMNGELSAAFRMIPFQTPTLDDIYAPQILFDLAKKQKGLILVTGATGSGKSTTLAAILNEINQNQNKHIITIEDPVEFIHTSKNSLFSHRNVGSDTKSFTRALKYALREDPDVILVGEMRDKETMAMTIEAAQTGHLVFATLHTSSAVGSINRIIDSFSGSDQAYIRSSLASSLIAIISQNLLPKINGGRIALFEIMLNNIAISNLIREGKTHQILSQMQIGSAQTGMRIMANEIQKALNENLISKEVAMQFNATNLNIMEHN
- a CDS encoding CvpA family protein, which produces MDFITWFDIIVIAVVVILGIKGVINGLIKEVFGLIGIIGGVIIASRNANLVGEQISLYLYELSDSAEFFFGFLLALLLFWFVCLLLGNLLSKMLKMSGLGFVDRLLGFFVGAAKIFLVLAILAAIVSKISILNQKISPYFEGSKVYPILLSAGQFIMAMDISNVKDSVENTKIVVPEILDNNDSMEQNSTKVEQ
- a CDS encoding Fur family transcriptional regulator, which produces MIENIEYDALLERFKRVLRDNGLKYTKQREVLLQTLYNNSEHFTPEQLYLYIKERYPGLNVGIATVYRSLNLLEESGMVTSISFGAQGKKFELANKPHHDHMICRQCGLIVEFEDQIIEKRQLAIAKEHGFKLTGHIMQLYGVCSECNKQKIKGI
- the lysS gene encoding lysine--tRNA ligase — protein: MFDNELELTRLAKADELRQMGVSPYPHFLKREMNISEFKSKFGYIKELPEGERKAQEEVVISGRIKLKRVAGKSTFANIEDENDNVQIYYSLASIGEECYMKFKKNLEVGDIVLVKGYAFITQTGEFSLHASEVVLAAKAISPLPEKFHGLTDIETRYRQRYLDMIMDRDVRGDFLKRSIIISTIRRFFEERGFLEVETPMMHPIAGGANAKPFVTHHNALGVDRYLKIAPELYLKRLIVGGMEAVFEMNRCFRNEGMDLTHNPEFTSIEFYWAWHDYFEVMDLTEELFATLLDKLNLGKIIEFDGQNIDFSKPFKRIKYLDALVEIGGLDREIISDKEKILAKLKEDKFEANDKLDLGHLQAELFDNYVESKLINPTFITDFPISISPLSRRSDENPEIAERFELFIAGRELANAFNELNDPIDQYERFKAQIQSKDAGNDEAHEMDEDYCRALGYGMAPTVGWGLGVDRLVMLLLNKKSIRDVILFPAMKPKN